In Haloarcula sp. H-GB4, a single genomic region encodes these proteins:
- a CDS encoding carbonic anhydrase, translating to MPHHTHGSDDDAHDHEEPEAGHVHESVDDGVDARDDWARRRRKGIPTDKQLLVVACMDERIPVEDALGLSLGDAQIYRNAGGKVTDDVIRSAALTTQYFDTTEIIVVNHTDCGMMSASDEDIVAGFESAVDGNLDDIDLDPALPELDIGDASIAEWVRMTDDIDAACAAQVEYLENHELIPDDVTVTGYVYEVESGHLRRPGERVAEQVNERV from the coding sequence ATGCCACATCACACACACGGGAGCGACGACGACGCACACGATCATGAAGAGCCGGAGGCCGGCCACGTTCACGAATCGGTCGACGACGGCGTCGACGCGAGGGACGACTGGGCGCGTCGACGGCGCAAGGGCATCCCGACCGACAAGCAACTGCTGGTCGTCGCGTGTATGGACGAGCGAATCCCTGTTGAGGATGCGCTCGGGCTCTCGCTGGGCGACGCACAGATATACCGAAACGCCGGCGGGAAAGTAACAGACGACGTAATTCGCTCAGCGGCGCTGACAACACAGTATTTCGATACGACGGAAATCATCGTCGTCAACCACACCGACTGTGGAATGATGAGCGCGTCCGACGAGGATATCGTTGCAGGGTTCGAGTCCGCAGTCGATGGTAACCTCGATGATATCGATCTGGACCCGGCACTGCCGGAGCTAGATATCGGTGACGCGTCAATCGCGGAGTGGGTCCGGATGACCGACGACATCGACGCGGCCTGTGCGGCACAGGTCGAATACCTCGAAAACCACGAGCTGATTCCCGACGACGTCACGGTGACAGGCTACGTCTACGAGGTCGAGAGCGGCCACCTCCGTCGGCCCGGCGAGCGGGTCGCCGAACAGGTCAACGAGCGCGTGTAG